A window of Flavobacterium flavigenum contains these coding sequences:
- a CDS encoding DUF294 nucleotidyltransferase-like domain-containing protein, giving the protein MKNTISHRVADFLQHFPPFNLLNQKDLEKLSGQISIIYKEKDSVIFSENEKTHDSFYVVHKGAVALKKNQKTLDMCDEGDIFGLRPLLAQENYVMEASTYEESILYAIPIAVFKPYALENKAIGNFLIESYASNTKNPYSEVHKNNLYGEVIAQHEQNNEKEVFDLQPIKFSKKIVTCGPSTTAKEIAKILTKKKVGAILIVDEMLPIGIITDKDLRNKIVSGDYPITTTAETIMTSPVITYSKKLTVTEAQMAMIKSNISYLCLTKDGTVNTKAVGILSKHDLMVSLGNNPAVLIKALKRTTKVKEIKPIRARIMQLLQGYLDQNIPMTLITKIITELNDACVTRVIDISLEKMNIPPPVKFTWLALGSQGRDEQMLHTDQDNAIVYENVSEVFKDETKAYFLKLSTYINKGLFTIGYEYCPAEMMASNPKWCMSLNEWKDQVAYWIKNPGKNEVLLSFIFFDYSVKYGNRELVDQLSDSIFENVKANPIFYVHLVSGALQSPSPTGFFRQFLVEQDGANKDQFDIKRRALMPLTDAARVLILSHSVKSISNTAERFEKLAELEPQNSELYLSCSYSFKALLKFRTKQGLLHHDSGQFIALESLSKMEKIKLKRTFKTIKELQELISVRFNVSNIV; this is encoded by the coding sequence ATGAAAAATACCATTTCACATAGAGTAGCCGATTTTTTGCAGCACTTCCCTCCTTTTAATCTTTTGAATCAAAAAGACCTTGAAAAATTATCTGGACAGATTTCTATCATATATAAAGAAAAAGATTCGGTTATTTTTTCTGAAAATGAAAAGACACATGACTCTTTTTATGTGGTGCACAAAGGAGCGGTTGCCCTTAAAAAGAATCAGAAAACACTGGATATGTGTGATGAAGGTGACATTTTTGGATTAAGACCGCTCCTGGCGCAGGAAAATTATGTTATGGAGGCAAGTACTTATGAAGAGAGTATTTTATATGCGATTCCGATTGCAGTTTTCAAACCCTACGCATTAGAAAACAAAGCCATTGGGAATTTCCTGATCGAAAGTTATGCTTCGAATACTAAAAACCCCTATTCAGAAGTCCATAAAAACAATTTATACGGCGAAGTCATTGCGCAGCATGAACAGAATAATGAAAAGGAAGTATTTGATTTACAACCGATAAAATTTTCAAAAAAGATTGTGACGTGCGGGCCTTCAACCACAGCAAAAGAAATCGCTAAAATACTGACCAAGAAAAAAGTCGGGGCAATATTAATTGTGGATGAAATGCTCCCAATTGGAATTATTACCGATAAGGATTTACGCAACAAAATCGTTTCAGGTGATTACCCAATTACTACGACTGCTGAAACGATTATGACATCGCCGGTTATTACGTATTCTAAAAAATTGACAGTTACTGAAGCGCAGATGGCGATGATCAAAAGTAATATCAGTTATTTGTGTCTTACGAAAGACGGAACAGTCAATACAAAAGCTGTAGGTATTTTATCCAAACACGACCTTATGGTTTCGCTGGGAAACAATCCGGCAGTTTTGATCAAAGCTTTAAAAAGGACGACAAAAGTTAAGGAGATCAAACCTATCAGAGCCCGAATCATGCAGTTATTGCAGGGATATCTGGACCAAAATATCCCGATGACACTGATTACAAAAATCATTACTGAGTTAAATGATGCCTGTGTAACCCGTGTTATTGACATTTCACTGGAAAAAATGAATATACCGCCTCCTGTAAAATTTACATGGCTGGCATTGGGCAGTCAGGGACGCGACGAACAAATGTTGCATACTGATCAGGATAATGCGATTGTATATGAGAATGTTTCGGAAGTTTTTAAGGATGAAACCAAAGCTTATTTCCTAAAATTATCCACCTACATTAACAAAGGACTTTTTACTATTGGTTATGAATATTGTCCTGCTGAAATGATGGCATCCAACCCAAAATGGTGCATGAGCCTCAATGAATGGAAGGATCAGGTGGCTTACTGGATTAAAAATCCGGGTAAAAATGAAGTTTTGTTATCGTTCATCTTTTTTGATTACAGTGTAAAATATGGTAATCGTGAGCTTGTAGACCAGTTATCAGATTCAATATTTGAAAATGTGAAAGCCAATCCTATTTTTTATGTTCATTTGGTGAGCGGCGCTTTGCAAAGTCCTTCTCCAACAGGTTTCTTCAGACAGTTTTTAGTGGAACAGGATGGTGCTAATAAAGACCAGTTTGACATTAAACGCAGAGCTCTAATGCCACTTACAGATGCTGCAAGGGTTTTAATATTGTCACATTCAGTTAAGTCAATCAGTAATACGGCCGAACGTTTTGAAAAGTTAGCCGAACTGGAACCTCAAAACAGTGAACTTTACTTATCATGTTCTTATTCATTTAAAGCCTTATTGAAATTCAGAACCAAGCAAGGTCTTTTGCACCATGATTCGGGTCAGTTTATTGCTTTGGAATCCCTTTCGAAAATGGAAAAAATAAAACTGAAAAGAACTTTTAAAACCATCAAAGAACTTCAGGAATTGATTTCGGTACGTTTTAATGTTTCTAATATCGTGTAA
- a CDS encoding 3'-5' exonuclease, whose product MSLFNFWQKEEEKFFDESITIEETRFVVLDTETTGFDFTNDRILCIGALVLQNGTISVQDSFEVYIEQDHYDESTAQIHGILKDFVVKRPSESEALKQFLDYLGDAVIIAHHAYFDITMINRALERNGLPELKNKALDTGVLYKRTLIKSHLFERKDHYSLDDLADKFDISKKDRHTALGDAYITAIAFLKIIKKLREKKEVSLNQLFK is encoded by the coding sequence ATGAGTTTATTTAATTTTTGGCAAAAAGAAGAAGAAAAATTTTTCGATGAAAGCATTACCATTGAAGAAACGCGTTTTGTAGTACTGGACACAGAAACAACTGGTTTTGATTTTACAAACGACCGCATTTTATGTATTGGTGCACTTGTTTTGCAAAATGGAACTATTTCGGTTCAGGACAGTTTTGAAGTTTATATCGAACAGGATCATTACGATGAATCAACTGCCCAGATTCATGGCATTTTAAAAGATTTTGTTGTAAAGCGTCCTTCTGAATCCGAAGCTTTAAAGCAGTTTTTAGACTATTTGGGTGATGCCGTTATTATTGCACATCATGCTTATTTTGATATCACCATGATTAACCGTGCCCTCGAAAGAAATGGCTTACCTGAATTAAAAAATAAAGCACTTGATACCGGAGTTTTGTACAAGAGAACTTTGATAAAATCTCATCTCTTTGAACGAAAAGACCATTACTCACTTGATGATCTGGCCGACAAATTTGATATTTCAAAAAAAGACCGTCATACAGCTTTAGGCGATGCTTATATTACCGCTATTGCTTTTTTGAAAATCATAAAAAAGCTGCGTGAGAAAAAAGAGGTTTCTTTAAACCAGCTTTTCAAATAA
- a CDS encoding cytochrome-c peroxidase has protein sequence MKIDFIKNIFFPILFSFLTFFTSCTKEKTETSVKQDLLIDLEKLENKIVVFKKLAENEKDSKKIQDYFKETRVLYKKTEWVVEYFVPETARFINGPALDELEVEENKFLPPNGFQVIEELIFPVYEIKNKTDLVREIAIMRANIAQVKQHLDAISIEEKHIIDAARFEVYRILALGITGFDSPVAQESINEVAPALASIQTIVLKTCKNNSKESLELKSQLKKTISNSILYCTKNKVFNDFDRAAFIKEYLNTISKIIFDLQKQNNIGNVNKNSAVNQNVAILFEKSAFNVNAFIPSSEYAYSEDKVALGNQLFYDTTISKDQKRSCATCHVPEKAFTDGRKTNLSLDGFDLPRNTPTLTYAGLQNALFWDLRQIDLEKQSVDVVQNEKEMHGSFSQIIPLINKDKKYKDLFEKAFPKNNKIEEWQLQNAIASYIRSLNDFDSRFDLYMRGESNDFSEEEKLGFNLFTGKAKCATCHFIPLFNGTVPPNYSKTEQEVIGTPKDKTAKEISPDLGKYNQFEMDQLKNAFKTPSIRNVAKTAPYMHNGVFTTLEEVVDFYNKGGGKGLGYPVENQTLPFDQLKLSKKEESALVAFMKTLTDKKYQ, from the coding sequence ATGAAAATTGATTTTATCAAAAACATATTTTTTCCTATTCTTTTCTCTTTTCTGACTTTTTTTACAAGCTGTACAAAAGAAAAAACTGAAACTTCTGTTAAACAGGATCTTTTGATTGATCTGGAAAAACTTGAAAACAAAATAGTGGTTTTCAAAAAGCTTGCTGAAAACGAAAAAGATTCCAAAAAAATTCAGGATTATTTTAAGGAAACAAGAGTTTTATACAAAAAAACAGAATGGGTAGTTGAGTATTTTGTACCTGAAACAGCCAGATTTATTAATGGTCCCGCTTTGGATGAACTTGAAGTCGAAGAAAACAAGTTTCTGCCACCAAATGGTTTTCAGGTCATTGAAGAACTTATTTTTCCTGTATATGAAATAAAAAACAAAACCGATCTGGTTCGTGAAATAGCAATTATGCGGGCAAATATTGCTCAGGTAAAACAACACTTAGATGCGATAAGCATTGAAGAAAAACATATCATCGATGCTGCCCGCTTTGAGGTCTACCGAATTTTAGCATTAGGAATTACAGGTTTTGATTCGCCTGTTGCACAGGAATCAATAAATGAAGTTGCCCCTGCCCTTGCTTCGATTCAAACAATCGTTTTAAAAACCTGCAAAAACAACTCTAAGGAATCCTTAGAGTTAAAGTCACAACTTAAAAAAACAATTTCAAACAGCATTTTGTATTGTACTAAAAACAAAGTTTTTAACGACTTTGACAGAGCTGCATTTATTAAAGAATATTTAAACACAATATCAAAAATCATTTTCGATTTACAAAAACAAAATAATATTGGGAATGTAAATAAAAACAGCGCAGTCAACCAAAATGTTGCTATTCTTTTTGAAAAAAGTGCATTTAATGTTAATGCTTTTATTCCTTCTTCAGAATATGCTTATTCAGAGGATAAAGTTGCTTTAGGAAATCAGTTATTTTATGATACTACCATTTCCAAAGATCAAAAAAGAAGCTGTGCAACCTGCCATGTTCCTGAAAAAGCGTTTACAGACGGACGCAAAACAAATCTTTCTTTAGACGGATTCGATTTGCCGAGAAATACCCCAACCCTAACTTATGCAGGTTTACAAAATGCATTGTTTTGGGATTTAAGACAGATCGATTTAGAAAAGCAAAGCGTAGACGTTGTGCAAAACGAAAAGGAAATGCATGGTTCGTTTAGTCAGATTATTCCTTTAATCAATAAAGATAAAAAGTACAAAGACTTATTTGAAAAGGCTTTTCCTAAAAACAATAAAATCGAAGAATGGCAATTGCAAAATGCTATAGCTTCTTATATCCGTTCATTGAATGATTTTGATTCCAGATTTGATTTATATATGAGAGGTGAATCAAATGATTTTAGTGAAGAAGAAAAACTCGGATTTAATCTTTTTACAGGTAAAGCAAAGTGTGCAACCTGTCATTTTATTCCTCTGTTTAACGGAACAGTCCCTCCAAATTACAGTAAAACCGAACAGGAAGTAATTGGAACACCAAAAGATAAAACTGCAAAAGAAATAAGTCCGGATTTAGGGAAATACAATCAGTTTGAAATGGATCAGCTTAAGAATGCCTTTAAAACGCCTTCTATTCGAAATGTAGCCAAAACTGCGCCTTATATGCACAACGGCGTATTTACCACATTAGAAGAAGTTGTCGATTTTTATAATAAAGGAGGCGGAAAAGGTTTAGGTTACCCAGTCGAGAATCAAACTCTTCCTTTTGACCAGCTTAAACTAAGCAAAAAAGAGGAATCTGCTTTGGTGGCGTTTATGAAAACCCTGACTGATAAAAAATATCAATAA
- a CDS encoding YihY/virulence factor BrkB family protein, producing the protein MKNHNILSKTWYLLKRTFLEFIEDDAIKLSAALSYYTIFALPPLLIIIITICGFFFGEEAVTGQLYGQINELVGNDAAKQIQEAIKNVQLSDSNVFVTVFGVIMLLIGASGVFAEIQSSINYIWGLRAKPNKGLRKFIQNRLMSFSMIVSVGFLMLVSLILNATLDVLNARLKIYFPESTVYMFYVINILIVLGSIALLFAIIFRTLPDGNIKWKDAFIGAGFTSILFMIGKFAIGFYLGSSTIANVYGAAGSVVIILVWVYYSAIILYFGAEFTKVYAKTLGGNISPNDYSVEIKKEILEVSQ; encoded by the coding sequence ATGAAAAATCATAATATTCTCTCTAAAACATGGTATCTTTTAAAAAGAACTTTTTTAGAATTTATAGAGGATGATGCTATAAAATTGAGTGCTGCATTATCCTATTACACCATTTTCGCATTACCGCCATTATTGATTATTATTATTACAATTTGTGGTTTCTTTTTTGGTGAAGAAGCAGTAACGGGTCAGTTGTATGGTCAGATTAATGAACTGGTTGGAAACGATGCGGCTAAACAAATTCAGGAAGCAATCAAAAATGTGCAGCTTTCAGACAGTAATGTTTTTGTAACTGTTTTTGGCGTGATTATGCTGCTTATAGGGGCTTCAGGAGTTTTTGCTGAGATTCAGAGCTCTATTAATTATATCTGGGGACTGCGCGCAAAACCAAATAAAGGTTTACGAAAATTTATTCAAAACCGATTGATGTCGTTTTCGATGATAGTGTCAGTAGGTTTTTTAATGCTGGTTAGTTTAATACTTAATGCCACTTTGGATGTTTTGAATGCCAGGTTAAAGATTTATTTCCCTGAAAGTACGGTTTATATGTTTTATGTTATCAATATTTTAATTGTTTTAGGAAGTATCGCACTTCTTTTTGCTATTATTTTCAGAACATTGCCTGACGGAAATATAAAATGGAAAGATGCCTTTATTGGTGCCGGATTTACATCAATTCTATTTATGATTGGTAAATTTGCTATCGGGTTTTACTTAGGTAGTTCTACCATTGCAAACGTTTATGGCGCTGCTGGATCAGTAGTTATCATATTGGTCTGGGTATATTATTCGGCTATTATTTTATATTTTGGTGCAGAGTTTACCAAAGTTTATGCAAAAACTTTAGGCGGAAATATTTCTCCTAACGATTATTCGGTAGAAATTAAGAAAGAAATTTTAGAAGTATCTCAATAA
- a CDS encoding M57 family metalloprotease — MKFKFLKSSLFLSLASLCVMGCQDDDSNVEGINNNSTDKNNSLILNDKDPVVIKLLDLGFNLKNIEEYEDFFLVENDILFNKNEKKSETVSKTAQVHANSLVFMENVNNITVRIDSSIPASGNDNWRTAIATAISDWNNIIDCRINFTITTNSTADILIGSDGNILPNNNPAAAFLPSNGKPGSQIAINLDAANNTVFSEKEKEHIIKHELGHTIGFYHTDGPSKGEQTTSFNWIQYTPSGYGTNQDPNSVMNAGWPYSFILSSYDIFSAKYLYPDSYFINELISFPLENTTIYNSGSFETTWRPSFIPEANVKIEIFVEGLLVKTSIEKNDGHTIISAYGSGNYKIKISSQSNSNLYDESSFYFVND; from the coding sequence ATGAAATTTAAATTTTTAAAATCGTCACTTTTTCTAAGTTTGGCAAGTTTATGTGTAATGGGTTGTCAGGATGATGACTCAAATGTAGAAGGAATTAACAATAATTCTACAGATAAAAATAATAGTCTAATTTTAAATGATAAGGATCCAGTTGTCATCAAATTACTAGACTTAGGGTTTAATTTAAAAAATATTGAAGAGTATGAAGATTTTTTCCTAGTTGAAAATGATATATTATTTAATAAAAATGAAAAAAAATCCGAAACAGTAAGTAAAACTGCCCAAGTACATGCTAATTCATTAGTCTTCATGGAAAATGTAAATAATATTACTGTAAGAATCGACAGTTCTATTCCTGCTTCTGGAAACGATAATTGGAGAACAGCAATTGCAACAGCAATAAGTGATTGGAATAATATAATAGATTGTCGAATAAACTTTACAATTACAACAAATTCAACTGCAGATATATTAATTGGATCTGACGGCAATATACTACCAAACAATAATCCTGCTGCTGCATTCCTTCCCTCAAATGGAAAGCCAGGTTCTCAAATTGCTATAAATTTGGATGCTGCAAATAATACAGTCTTTTCAGAAAAAGAAAAAGAACACATTATTAAACACGAACTTGGTCATACAATTGGTTTTTACCATACTGATGGTCCATCAAAAGGGGAACAAACCACATCATTCAACTGGATACAATATACTCCAAGTGGTTATGGCACTAATCAAGATCCAAATTCTGTCATGAATGCAGGTTGGCCTTATTCATTTATTTTGTCAAGTTATGATATATTTTCTGCAAAGTATTTGTATCCTGATTCATATTTTATTAATGAACTAATTTCTTTCCCTTTAGAAAACACCACTATCTATAACTCTGGAAGTTTTGAAACAACTTGGAGACCTTCATTTATTCCAGAAGCGAATGTAAAAATAGAAATATTTGTTGAAGGATTATTAGTTAAAACATCTATTGAAAAAAATGATGGTCATACTATTATCAGTGCTTATGGTAGTGGAAATTACAAGATAAAAATATCTTCACAATCCAATTCAAATTTATATGATGAGTCAAGTTTTTATTTTGTAAATGACTAA